From a single Nitrospirota bacterium genomic region:
- the purE gene encoding 5-(carboxyamino)imidazole ribonucleotide mutase, with protein MKPKVLIIVGSDSDIPVMEEAGKVLKDFNIPFDMTIASAHRSPERVLKIATGAEKRGIEVIIAGAGMSAHLAGVIASHTILPVIGVPLSSSPLSGFDSLLSMVQMPGGVPVAVMSLGKAGARNAGIFAVQILSRKDLFLEKKLHAFKNKQAKQVEEKAKGLR; from the coding sequence ATGAAGCCAAAGGTTCTGATAATAGTAGGCTCTGACTCAGACATCCCTGTTATGGAGGAGGCAGGAAAGGTCCTAAAGGATTTCAATATTCCTTTTGACATGACAATTGCATCTGCCCATAGAAGTCCTGAGAGGGTTCTAAAGATAGCCACAGGTGCTGAAAAAAGAGGTATAGAGGTCATCATAGCAGGTGCAGGCATGTCAGCACACCTTGCAGGAGTTATTGCCTCTCATACCATACTTCCTGTCATTGGAGTGCCTTTAAGCTCATCCCCTCTTAGTGGGTTCGATTCGCTTCTAAGTATGGTTCAGATGCCAGGAGGGGTTCCTGTGGCAGTGATGTCTTTAGGCAAGGCAGGTGCCAGAAACGCAGGCATATTTGCAGTTCAAATCCTTTCAAGGAAAGACCTCTTCTTAGAGAAAAAACTTCATGCGTTCAAAAATAAGCAGGCAAAACAAGTCGAGGAAAAGGCAAAGGGGTTACGATAG
- the purD gene encoding phosphoribosylamine--glycine ligase: protein MNVLVIGGGGREHAIVWKLSQSRHVDKIYCAPGNAGIVELADCIDINLNDFEKLLDFVKYNWIDLTIVGPEEPLSKGIVDAFEREGRKVLGPNRTASQIESSKVFSKDFMRRYGIPTSEYKVFTSYIQAEDYVRVKGTPLVIKADGLAGGKGVFVSETIDDAISSLRLIMKERAFGEAGDRVVIEQFIHGEEASFMAFTDGTTIIPMVSSQDHKRVFDGDMGPNTGGMGAYSPAPVITTSLESVIMEKVMRQALRGFKAEGIKYKGVLYAGLMIKDGKPYVLEFNCRLGDPETQPVLTRLETDLVEIASAIVEERLNDISLKWKDEVSVCVVLASKGYPGKYEKGSTIKGLDDVKGIEDVMVFHAGTAFDNTDIVTSGGRVLGVTAEGKDIPDAREKAYSAIEKIHFNGMHFRKDIAQRALERTAV, encoded by the coding sequence ATGAATGTCCTCGTTATAGGCGGAGGCGGAAGAGAACATGCGATTGTCTGGAAGCTTTCTCAATCGAGACATGTTGACAAGATTTACTGTGCCCCGGGCAATGCAGGCATAGTAGAGCTTGCAGATTGCATAGATATAAACCTAAATGACTTTGAGAAGCTCCTTGATTTTGTCAAATACAACTGGATTGACCTTACAATTGTAGGACCTGAGGAGCCTCTTTCAAAAGGCATTGTGGATGCCTTTGAAAGGGAAGGCAGAAAGGTGCTTGGACCAAACAGGACTGCCTCTCAGATAGAATCGAGTAAGGTTTTCTCAAAGGACTTCATGCGGAGATATGGCATCCCTACTTCGGAATATAAGGTGTTTACATCCTATATACAGGCAGAAGACTATGTAAGGGTTAAAGGCACTCCTTTAGTAATAAAGGCAGATGGTTTAGCAGGAGGAAAAGGTGTCTTTGTCTCAGAGACGATAGACGATGCTATTTCGAGCCTCAGACTCATAATGAAAGAAAGGGCATTCGGAGAAGCAGGCGATAGGGTTGTCATAGAGCAGTTCATCCATGGCGAGGAAGCATCTTTTATGGCATTCACAGATGGAACGACTATAATCCCAATGGTCAGCTCTCAGGACCATAAAAGGGTCTTTGATGGCGACATGGGTCCAAACACAGGTGGTATGGGTGCATATAGCCCTGCACCTGTTATCACAACTTCGCTTGAATCGGTTATAATGGAAAAGGTCATGAGGCAGGCACTAAGAGGCTTCAAGGCAGAAGGCATAAAATACAAAGGTGTTCTTTATGCAGGACTTATGATTAAAGATGGGAAGCCCTATGTCCTTGAGTTCAATTGCCGTTTGGGTGACCCTGAAACACAGCCTGTACTTACACGGTTAGAAACAGACCTCGTGGAAATAGCATCTGCTATAGTAGAAGAGAGGCTTAATGACATAAGTCTCAAATGGAAAGATGAGGTTTCTGTATGCGTTGTCCTTGCCTCGAAAGGCTATCCTGGGAAATACGAAAAAGGCTCAACCATCAAAGGGCTCGATGATGTCAAAGGCATCGAGGATGTTATGGTCTTTCATGCAGGAACTGCATTTGATAACACAGACATCGTTACATCAGGCGGAAGGGTGCTTGGCGTTACTGCTGAAGGAAAAGACATCCCTGATGCAAGAGAAAAGGCATACAGTGCAATAGAGAAAATCCATTTCAATGGAATGCACTTTAGAAAAGACATAGCCCAAAGGGCTCTCGAAAGGACTGCTGTATGA
- a CDS encoding tetratricopeptide repeat protein gives MIPLLLYLTSILSAILAMKTKENALTLPIVIALYEFLFFKGTLGKRILYLIPFLLTMLIIPISLIGIDKPVGEIISGIEPATRGYGGISRQDYLLTQFKVVVTYIRLLFLPINQNLVYDYPVYDSFLTPQVFLSFLFLLSIFVFAFYLLLRPKSYPVLRFISFGVFWFFIALSVESSIIPIPMIINEYRVYLPSVGAFFAFMSGVFLLAERLKSKKAQTYVLSLLVLISIALSSVTYARNTVWKSSISLWEDVIKKSPHRADAHYNLGIVYHEKGLLDNAIEQYQIALRLRPDYAKAYYNIGVVYDKK, from the coding sequence GTGATACCTCTATTGCTCTACCTTACCAGCATTCTCTCAGCCATCCTTGCCATGAAGACAAAAGAAAATGCATTGACCCTTCCCATTGTCATAGCCCTTTATGAATTCTTGTTTTTTAAAGGCACTTTAGGCAAGAGAATACTTTATCTTATTCCATTTCTTCTTACAATGCTTATTATCCCAATTTCTCTTATAGGGATTGATAAACCTGTTGGAGAAATAATAAGCGGAATAGAGCCTGCAACGAGGGGATACGGAGGCATATCAAGGCAGGACTATCTTTTAACTCAGTTCAAGGTGGTCGTAACATACATAAGGCTTTTGTTTTTGCCAATAAACCAGAATCTTGTCTATGACTACCCTGTGTACGATTCGTTTCTTACACCACAAGTGTTTTTATCCTTTTTATTTCTTTTATCTATCTTTGTCTTTGCGTTTTATCTACTTTTGAGGCCTAAGTCCTATCCTGTATTGCGGTTTATTTCCTTTGGAGTCTTCTGGTTTTTTATAGCCCTTTCAGTTGAATCAAGCATAATCCCAATACCAATGATTATAAATGAATATAGGGTGTATCTGCCCTCGGTTGGGGCATTCTTTGCTTTTATGTCTGGAGTATTTCTGTTGGCAGAAAGGCTCAAAAGCAAAAAGGCACAGACATATGTCCTTTCTTTATTGGTTCTTATTTCCATTGCACTTTCATCTGTTACATATGCACGAAATACTGTGTGGAAAAGCTCAATAAGTTTATGGGAAGATGTAATTAAAAAATCTCCTCACCGTGCAGACGCACATTATAATCTCGGCATTGTTTACCATGAGAAAGGCTTGCTTGACAATGCCATAGAACAATATCAGATTGCATTAAGACTAAGGCCGGATTATGCAAAGGCATACTATAATATCGGCGTTGTTTATGATAAGAAA